One genomic segment of Rhizorhabdus phycosphaerae includes these proteins:
- a CDS encoding nuclear transport factor 2 family protein, with product MITTIALAAVLAVGSAPAAVDPLTQEIAALDGKVFDAYNNCDLPAFSGYFDPKVAFFHDSGGATFERDAMVDGVRKYICGKVRRELIPASFRVYPVKDYGAIEEGEHRFCELATQRCEGIAKFVMVWAKRDGAWQITTVLIYGHRAATPEEQRAATGR from the coding sequence ATGATTACCACCATCGCACTCGCCGCCGTGCTGGCCGTCGGATCGGCCCCGGCGGCTGTCGACCCGCTGACACAGGAGATCGCAGCGCTCGATGGCAAGGTGTTCGACGCTTACAACAACTGTGACCTCCCCGCCTTCTCGGGCTATTTCGATCCGAAGGTCGCCTTCTTTCACGACAGCGGCGGCGCCACGTTCGAGCGCGATGCGATGGTCGACGGCGTCCGCAAATATATCTGCGGCAAGGTACGGCGCGAGCTGATCCCGGCCAGCTTCCGGGTCTATCCGGTCAAGGATTATGGCGCGATCGAAGAGGGCGAGCATCGCTTCTGCGAACTTGCGACTCAGCGCTGTGAAGGCATCGCGAAATTCGTGATGGTCTGGGCGAAGCGGGACGGCGCCTGGCAGATCACCACGGTGCTGATCTACGGCCACCGCGCCGCGACGCCGGAGGAGCAGCGGGCGGCGACAGGCCGATAG
- a CDS encoding GGDEF domain-containing protein, producing MFMRTLLTGRRRLAAAGRERLSAATYVELVQSLFEHTVPALIMTLCFVCTGAYLVLRSNDAILLLLYGIGLMGSSARLLALFGLRRRVFEAGLGVHVARSIERRFGYGYIVFAAALGAFCAWAYATVSIEQHLLIVALIFGYAAGVAATVPLRLWISVTSSLLAVVPTVLVALMTPGVAHWGTGLLSALFLVGGIQSMIKRYRGAAAQISMRHLMETLARQDDLTGLPNRLVLRERFDQIVGRSDSRDLIALHCIDINQLEPVNETYGHMAGDALLKAVAQRLRRVVRGDNLVIHLNGDDFVVIQPNMSDGREAEHLAQQIVSTLDKSYAVAGEDIIITTNIGYAVDLQESADLERLLASAERALRQGKRGATGISAYDASLAPLSLHA from the coding sequence ATGTTCATGCGTACCCTTCTGACGGGGCGGCGCCGCCTTGCGGCCGCCGGTCGGGAGAGGCTGTCCGCCGCCACCTATGTCGAACTGGTGCAGTCGCTGTTCGAGCATACGGTTCCGGCACTGATCATGACGCTCTGCTTCGTCTGCACCGGCGCCTATCTGGTTTTGCGATCCAACGACGCGATTCTGCTGTTGCTCTACGGGATCGGACTGATGGGCTCGTCGGCACGGCTGCTGGCGCTGTTCGGGCTGCGTCGGCGCGTGTTCGAGGCGGGGCTCGGCGTCCATGTCGCTCGCTCGATCGAGCGCCGCTTCGGCTATGGATATATCGTCTTCGCTGCCGCGCTCGGCGCCTTCTGCGCCTGGGCCTATGCGACGGTTTCGATCGAGCAGCATCTGCTGATCGTAGCGCTGATCTTCGGCTATGCTGCCGGGGTTGCGGCCACCGTCCCACTGCGCCTCTGGATCAGCGTTACGTCGAGCTTGCTGGCGGTGGTTCCGACCGTGCTGGTGGCGCTGATGACGCCCGGCGTTGCGCATTGGGGTACCGGCTTGCTGAGTGCGCTGTTCCTCGTCGGCGGCATCCAGTCGATGATCAAGCGCTATCGGGGGGCAGCCGCGCAGATCTCGATGCGCCATCTGATGGAAACGCTCGCCCGGCAGGACGACCTGACCGGCCTGCCCAACCGGCTGGTCCTGCGCGAGCGTTTCGACCAGATCGTCGGGCGCTCGGATAGCCGCGATCTGATTGCGCTGCACTGCATCGATATCAACCAGCTCGAACCGGTCAACGAAACCTATGGCCACATGGCCGGGGACGCCCTCCTCAAGGCGGTGGCGCAGCGCCTGCGGCGTGTGGTGCGTGGCGACAATCTCGTCATCCATCTCAACGGCGACGATTTCGTCGTCATACAGCCGAACATGTCGGACGGGCGCGAGGCCGAGCATCTCGCGCAGCAGATCGTCTCCACCCTCGACAAAAGCTATGCGGTGGCGGGAGAGGACATCATCATCACCACGAACATCGGCTATGCCGTCGACCTTCAGGAAAGCGCCGACCTCGAGCGGCTCCTGGCCTCGGCCGAGCGCGCGCTGCGTCAGGGCAAGCGTGGGGCAACCGGCATCTCCGCTTATGATGCGTCGCTGGCTCCTCTTTCCCTGCACGCCTGA
- a CDS encoding FkbM family methyltransferase: MPVTREDVICAYRLLLNRDPESEEAIEGHRGAADLGSLRHIFMSSAEYRSQNSYLQGWMVAPVFDESRLLWVNMKDSYVSAHCITGVYEAENSTIVRTLLREDSVFLDVGANIGWFTVLASTVIGPAGRIHCFEPQPHIADRLRRTIEINRLEDLVSFHRKGVWSEPGSMALTGNSDSQNQGAGHLAPAGHDASESSIIDLVTLDSLGLDRCDLIKMDIEGAEPRAMDGAERLLREARPVILSELNSGQLKTVSGTTGADYIKAMEQRGYDCIKAHGPDAGRQFSPETALSTVFADILFIPREKADATLGQLFGQSTTQ, encoded by the coding sequence ATGCCAGTCACCCGCGAAGACGTCATCTGCGCCTATCGGCTGCTGCTCAATCGCGACCCTGAAAGCGAAGAGGCCATAGAAGGGCATCGCGGAGCCGCGGATCTTGGGTCCCTTCGGCACATTTTCATGTCTTCGGCCGAATATCGCTCGCAGAACAGCTATCTGCAGGGGTGGATGGTCGCGCCCGTGTTCGACGAGAGCCGCCTGCTGTGGGTGAACATGAAGGACAGCTATGTCTCGGCGCATTGCATCACAGGTGTCTACGAAGCTGAGAACAGCACCATAGTCCGCACGTTGCTGCGTGAAGACAGTGTCTTTCTGGACGTTGGAGCGAATATTGGCTGGTTCACCGTCTTGGCAAGCACCGTGATCGGCCCGGCAGGACGGATTCATTGCTTCGAGCCGCAACCGCATATCGCGGACCGGCTCCGCCGAACCATCGAGATCAACCGGCTAGAAGACCTTGTGTCCTTTCATCGCAAGGGCGTCTGGTCCGAACCCGGGTCCATGGCGCTTACCGGCAATTCGGATTCCCAAAATCAAGGTGCGGGGCACTTGGCTCCCGCAGGGCACGACGCTTCGGAGTCGTCGATCATAGACCTCGTCACGCTCGATAGCCTGGGCCTGGATCGATGCGATCTGATCAAGATGGATATCGAGGGCGCCGAACCCCGGGCCATGGACGGCGCCGAACGCCTGCTCCGCGAGGCAAGGCCCGTGATCCTGTCGGAACTGAACAGTGGCCAGCTCAAGACGGTCTCCGGCACCACTGGCGCCGACTATATCAAGGCGATGGAGCAGCGCGGCTATGACTGCATAAAGGCGCACGGTCCGGATGCCGGCAGACAGTTCAGCCCGGAAACGGCCCTTTCCACGGTTTTCGCCGACATCCTGTTCATCCCGCGGGAGAAGGCGGACGCGACGCTCGGCCAGTTATTCGGACAATCGACGACGCAGTGA
- a CDS encoding SGNH/GDSL hydrolase family protein, whose product MKAAVILLDRTAVLFLGVAAGAAIGYAFGVKDAPEASYVAPAEMAQADAGSDVALPPPTGEDGSAPVKPAAVGALPEPPVTAETRAIQPGILNAIAAGRPVRIGVFGDSFGDGIWTALYNQLSRKSGYQVVKFSQQATGFTRYRTLNLETHDRARLAQAPVDVAVISFGANDMMGVADGGHVYALLTPKWQAAIARRVTSYVAMLREQGAIVYWVGLPKMREAAYDADVVRMNVFYRDLMGRLGVPFIETAPYSVDSGGRYSAYLPDPATGKPVLMRANDGIHMSYAGYVRITKGLAGRIRSYVDQARARAGGTAPPPPVVAPPPEALAPPPAKAAPKPPRLDDPLADEPATPARIGAPAAEPKADGEARPKPEGKSEQKADKPKTPLANPPAKGAPTDLLPADIGAALEEQSRSRQ is encoded by the coding sequence TTTTGTTTCTGGGCGTGGCGGCGGGGGCGGCGATCGGCTATGCCTTCGGCGTCAAGGATGCGCCCGAGGCGAGCTATGTCGCGCCGGCCGAAATGGCACAGGCCGATGCCGGTTCCGATGTCGCACTGCCGCCCCCCACTGGTGAGGATGGGTCTGCCCCGGTCAAGCCCGCTGCGGTCGGGGCGCTGCCCGAACCGCCCGTCACGGCCGAGACCCGTGCGATCCAGCCCGGCATCCTCAATGCCATCGCGGCGGGCCGTCCCGTCCGCATCGGCGTGTTCGGCGACAGCTTCGGCGACGGCATCTGGACAGCGCTCTATAACCAGCTCAGCCGCAAGTCCGGCTATCAGGTCGTGAAGTTCAGCCAGCAGGCGACGGGCTTCACCCGCTACAGGACGCTCAACCTCGAAACGCACGATCGCGCTCGGCTCGCGCAGGCGCCGGTCGACGTCGCGGTGATCTCCTTCGGCGCCAACGACATGATGGGCGTCGCCGATGGTGGCCATGTCTACGCGCTGCTGACCCCGAAATGGCAGGCCGCCATCGCGCGCCGCGTTACATCCTATGTCGCCATGCTGCGTGAGCAGGGGGCGATCGTCTATTGGGTCGGCCTCCCTAAGATGCGCGAGGCGGCCTATGACGCCGACGTCGTCCGGATGAACGTCTTTTATCGCGATCTGATGGGCCGTCTTGGCGTTCCGTTCATCGAGACCGCCCCCTATAGCGTCGATTCCGGCGGCCGCTATTCGGCCTATCTCCCGGATCCCGCTACCGGCAAACCCGTGCTGATGCGTGCCAATGACGGCATCCACATGTCCTATGCCGGCTATGTGCGCATCACCAAAGGCCTTGCCGGCCGCATCCGCAGCTATGTCGATCAGGCGCGTGCGCGTGCTGGCGGCACCGCACCGCCGCCCCCGGTGGTGGCACCGCCGCCGGAAGCGCTCGCTCCGCCGCCCGCGAAGGCCGCGCCGAAGCCACCCCGTCTCGACGATCCGCTGGCAGACGAGCCGGCGACGCCCGCAAGAATCGGTGCGCCTGCAGCCGAGCCGAAAGCTGATGGCGAGGCGCGTCCCAAGCCAGAGGGCAAGAGCGAGCAGAAGGCCGACAAGCCAAAGACCCCGCTCGCCAATCCACCGGCCAAGGGCGCTCCTACCGATCTGCTGCCGGCCGATATTGGTGCCGCGCTCGAGGAACAGAGCAGGAGCCGCCAATGA
- a CDS encoding AI-2E family transporter → MRDEVADRERPDSAADATAPVDVLRDALRDSMAIQAEMAYRRDRLLAWLALTAGAGIILAIPFALRSGSEFFLPVTIALVIAVAMVPLLEWLERRGLPSPLAALLCVILFLGLANAAIASVIVPATEWFARLPSRIQLIRRNLSPLIDIYSSFERFVDETMGALLRNSAARGRTVTVQEPNSLFDYVATSAPHALVQLVFATLVVYFFLSSWTRMRRRTITSRGSFSSAMTTARVIQEMVDRTSAYLATITAVNIGMGVLVSVMLWFAEMPSPVMWGGLVAILNYIPYFGPIVAAGLLAVGGLMTFGDLGYALVPASLFVAVHLVEANVLTPMLVGRRLTINPLLILVALSFWSWVWGTAGALLAVPLLIILKTVLDAAGWPDIAGFLFAEGTFTNGPAEDDAPLSKELGK, encoded by the coding sequence ATGCGGGACGAAGTGGCGGATCGGGAAAGGCCTGACTCGGCTGCCGACGCCACGGCTCCCGTGGACGTACTGCGCGATGCGCTGCGCGACTCGATGGCGATCCAGGCTGAGATGGCCTATCGCCGCGACCGGCTGCTCGCCTGGCTTGCGCTGACGGCCGGTGCGGGCATCATCCTCGCCATTCCCTTTGCGTTGCGCTCGGGGTCTGAGTTCTTCCTGCCGGTGACGATCGCGCTGGTCATCGCGGTCGCGATGGTGCCCTTGCTCGAATGGCTCGAGCGACGCGGCCTGCCGTCGCCGCTGGCCGCGCTGCTATGCGTGATCTTGTTCCTGGGTCTCGCCAATGCCGCGATCGCCTCGGTGATCGTGCCTGCGACCGAATGGTTCGCGCGGTTGCCGTCGCGCATCCAGCTCATCCGCCGAAACCTTTCCCCGCTGATCGACATCTATTCCTCGTTCGAACGCTTCGTCGACGAGACGATGGGGGCGCTGCTGCGCAATTCGGCGGCGCGGGGCCGTACGGTCACCGTGCAGGAGCCCAATTCGCTGTTCGACTATGTCGCGACCTCGGCGCCCCATGCGCTTGTCCAGCTCGTCTTCGCGACGCTCGTCGTCTATTTCTTCCTGTCGAGCTGGACGCGCATGCGCCGCCGCACGATCACCAGCCGGGGCAGCTTTTCCAGTGCGATGACCACCGCGCGCGTGATCCAGGAGATGGTCGATCGCACCTCGGCCTATCTTGCAACGATCACAGCGGTGAACATCGGCATGGGGGTACTCGTCTCGGTGATGCTGTGGTTTGCGGAGATGCCGAGCCCGGTCATGTGGGGTGGTCTCGTCGCCATCCTCAACTACATCCCCTATTTCGGGCCGATCGTAGCCGCAGGCTTGCTCGCGGTCGGCGGGCTGATGACATTCGGCGATCTCGGCTATGCGCTGGTGCCCGCGTCGCTGTTCGTGGCCGTGCATCTGGTCGAAGCCAATGTGCTGACGCCGATGCTGGTCGGCCGCCGCCTGACCATCAACCCGCTGCTGATTCTCGTCGCGCTCAGCTTCTGGAGCTGGGTGTGGGGGACGGCTGGCGCCTTGCTTGCCGTGCCGCTGCTGATCATCCTGAAGACGGTGCTAGACGCCGCCGGCTGGCCTGACATCGCCGGATTTCTGTTCGCCGAGGGCACTTTCACCAACGGTCCCGCGGAGGATGACGCACCGCTGTCGAAAGAGTTGGGAAAATGA
- a CDS encoding acyltransferase family protein: protein MPEDKAAPCSRHAENRSVAIVIPVRELSLMKRNIDKFLARFRRVTSGGRYIPEVDGLRFIAISIVVLQHISQSLPQSGQGTFGVRVINESIFGVELFFVISGFILALPFKSHALGLSRPVDIKAYYLRRLARLEPPYLLSLLLVAVGLAIAGRPLSDVALHLIPSFFYVSLPIHGQFHPLAINSVTWSLEVEVQFYIIAPLIMSIFMIDNSYKRHVISLILLIFIFIFSHIVSRIAYPVSVVSLLEYFQYFMVGLLVADAYSEKRSNSLRADVLAIVAWLALPCLFQARLPGQSLLLALNLYVAVLYSLRSTYLRKALAHPVIATIGGMCYSIYLLHMPIIHWLVPGTHLPGSGLPRLLLEGVFYGAIIVAISAVFFVLVEKPCMKPHWWRSKRHREEGVLAT from the coding sequence ATGCCGGAAGACAAGGCGGCGCCTTGTTCAAGGCATGCTGAAAATCGCAGTGTCGCAATAGTCATACCCGTTCGCGAATTGAGCTTAATGAAACGGAATATCGATAAATTTCTTGCTCGTTTTCGGCGGGTAACTTCTGGTGGCCGGTATATCCCGGAAGTTGATGGGCTGCGCTTCATCGCGATATCGATAGTCGTTCTTCAGCATATCAGTCAGTCATTGCCGCAGTCCGGACAGGGCACATTTGGTGTTCGTGTGATTAATGAATCCATATTTGGCGTGGAACTCTTCTTTGTCATCAGCGGTTTCATTCTCGCTCTGCCGTTCAAGTCACATGCGCTCGGATTGTCGCGGCCCGTTGACATAAAGGCCTATTATTTGCGGCGTCTCGCGCGGCTGGAGCCTCCCTATCTGCTCAGCTTGCTTCTCGTGGCCGTGGGGCTCGCTATTGCCGGCCGCCCCCTGTCGGACGTCGCTCTCCACCTGATTCCAAGCTTCTTCTATGTTTCGCTGCCCATCCATGGGCAGTTTCACCCTCTGGCCATAAACTCAGTAACATGGTCCCTCGAAGTGGAGGTGCAGTTCTATATTATTGCTCCGCTCATCATGTCGATATTCATGATCGACAATTCATATAAAAGGCATGTAATCTCGTTAATATTGTTGATATTTATCTTCATATTTAGTCATATTGTTTCGAGAATTGCGTATCCGGTCAGCGTCGTTTCGCTGTTGGAATATTTTCAGTACTTCATGGTTGGGCTGCTTGTTGCAGATGCCTATTCAGAGAAACGGTCGAATTCTCTCCGTGCCGATGTGCTCGCCATTGTCGCCTGGTTGGCGCTGCCATGTCTCTTTCAGGCGCGTCTTCCCGGCCAGTCCCTTCTGTTGGCGCTGAATCTCTATGTTGCCGTCCTGTATTCACTCCGGTCGACATATCTTCGGAAAGCTCTTGCTCATCCGGTGATCGCGACGATCGGTGGCATGTGTTACTCGATCTACCTGCTGCACATGCCGATCATTCACTGGCTGGTTCCGGGCACTCATCTGCCCGGCTCGGGATTGCCCCGCCTGCTCCTGGAGGGGGTGTTCTACGGAGCGATCATCGTGGCGATTTCGGCCGTGTTTTTCGTCTTGGTGGAAAAACCCTGCATGAAACCGCATTGGTGGCGCTCCAAACGTCATCGAGAAGAAGGCGTTCTGGCAACCTAA
- a CDS encoding GDSL-type esterase/lipase family protein encodes MIGLLAMAAASAATPSVTADCAGGLCGYSALRPYFDKLAGARSGGKPVHILQIGDSHTAGDAITGAWRDALQARYGSAGRGVMPPGKPFQGYNPRGVSVDMSPGWTISSIFGAGSQNPRGALGLSGFSITSNASGARIGLTVSANQMFDRFVICAIAEPGAGALVINVAGQSERFELGALIARPECREMEFDQAQGAVSVVTEGGPVTITSWATFRDRGGVALSNVGVVGSQFVHFSRNDDSVVAEELRSYKPDLIVIAFGTNEGFAPRINPQEYEITLRTQIGRIRRLAGRVPILLLGAPDALTRRNELLSNAPTATPAPCIEPVTLPPSTPITSAPEQPADADDISDVLDALGQRSGTAQVRPVPAVAPAEAPRTGWAITARPLFPPAGLKAVREVQRKVAQQLRLGFWDWEARMGGRCTAVSWVKLQPTRMRGDYVHFNSAGGQEIANRLQADLDLAASAASRW; translated from the coding sequence ATGATCGGCCTCCTGGCTATGGCCGCTGCCAGTGCTGCAACGCCCTCGGTCACCGCCGACTGCGCGGGCGGACTGTGCGGCTATTCGGCGCTGCGGCCCTATTTCGACAAGCTCGCCGGCGCGCGCAGCGGAGGCAAGCCGGTTCATATTCTCCAGATCGGGGATAGCCACACCGCGGGCGATGCGATCACCGGCGCCTGGCGCGATGCGCTGCAGGCGCGCTATGGCAGCGCCGGGCGCGGCGTGATGCCGCCGGGCAAGCCCTTTCAGGGCTATAATCCCCGCGGTGTCAGCGTCGATATGTCGCCCGGCTGGACGATCTCCTCGATCTTTGGCGCCGGGTCGCAGAATCCGCGCGGGGCGCTCGGCCTGTCGGGATTCAGTATCACTTCCAATGCCTCGGGCGCGCGCATCGGGCTGACCGTATCGGCCAACCAGATGTTCGACCGCTTCGTGATTTGCGCGATCGCTGAGCCGGGGGCAGGGGCGCTCGTCATCAACGTCGCAGGGCAGTCCGAGCGGTTCGAATTGGGTGCGCTGATCGCCCGGCCGGAATGCCGCGAGATGGAGTTCGATCAGGCGCAGGGCGCGGTGTCGGTCGTGACCGAGGGCGGCCCGGTGACGATCACCAGCTGGGCGACCTTCCGCGATCGGGGCGGCGTGGCGCTATCCAATGTCGGCGTGGTCGGGTCGCAGTTCGTTCATTTCAGTCGCAACGATGATTCGGTCGTCGCGGAGGAGCTGCGCAGCTACAAGCCCGATCTTATCGTTATCGCCTTCGGTACCAATGAGGGTTTCGCGCCCCGGATCAATCCGCAAGAATACGAGATTACCTTGCGGACCCAGATCGGCCGTATCCGCCGCCTGGCCGGGCGCGTGCCGATCCTCCTTCTTGGTGCACCCGATGCGCTGACACGCCGGAACGAACTGCTCAGCAACGCACCGACGGCCACGCCCGCGCCCTGTATAGAGCCGGTGACGCTGCCGCCCTCCACGCCGATCACCAGCGCGCCCGAACAGCCGGCCGATGCGGACGATATCAGCGATGTGCTCGACGCTCTTGGCCAGCGCAGCGGAACGGCCCAGGTCCGTCCGGTGCCGGCGGTCGCGCCAGCCGAGGCGCCGCGCACCGGCTGGGCGATCACCGCGCGCCCGCTGTTCCCGCCGGCCGGCCTGAAGGCCGTGCGCGAAGTGCAGCGCAAGGTCGCGCAGCAGCTTCGGCTCGGCTTCTGGGATTGGGAGGCGCGGATGGGCGGACGCTGCACAGCGGTCAGCTGGGTCAAGCTCCAGCCCACCCGCATGCGCGGCGACTATGTTCATTTCAACAGCGCCGGCGGGCAGGAGATCGCCAACCGGCTTCAGGCGGACCTCGATCTCGCGGCTTCGGCCGCATCGCGGTGGTGA
- a CDS encoding cell wall hydrolase, producing MSAKLAQHPLMIAAMIIAAATGAMGFAAIPASQPTLAYEFSPLTANDDIVVDDGIDRVLFKEAANSGNIDRELECMAKVVMHEAANQPRSGQLAVAQVIMNRVGQNRFGETVCEVVNQPGQFFRTASYHPRRDSERWATAVEVSRQAMAGHGDQIVPGAVFYHSAKSSPNRFFRTRERLSMVGDHIFYR from the coding sequence ATGTCCGCCAAACTGGCTCAACATCCGCTGATGATCGCCGCGATGATTATCGCTGCGGCTACCGGCGCAATGGGCTTTGCGGCCATTCCGGCGTCGCAACCGACGCTTGCCTACGAATTTTCTCCCCTGACCGCGAATGACGACATCGTCGTCGACGACGGCATCGACCGGGTGCTGTTCAAGGAAGCCGCCAACAGCGGCAATATCGATCGCGAACTCGAATGCATGGCCAAGGTCGTCATGCACGAAGCCGCCAACCAGCCGCGCAGCGGCCAGCTTGCCGTCGCGCAGGTCATCATGAACCGGGTCGGACAGAATCGCTTTGGCGAGACGGTCTGCGAGGTCGTGAACCAGCCCGGCCAGTTCTTCCGGACCGCCTCCTATCATCCGCGCCGCGACAGCGAGCGCTGGGCCACTGCGGTCGAGGTTTCGCGCCAGGCGATGGCCGGCCATGGCGACCAGATCGTCCCGGGCGCCGTGTTCTATCACAGCGCGAAGAGCTCGCCGAACCGCTTCTTCCGGACGCGGGAACGCCTGTCGATGGTGGGCGACCATATTTTCTATCGTTGA
- a CDS encoding MBOAT family O-acyltransferase produces MLFPTLDFGLFFLLVFVLVWAVSRSNEWRKLLLLVASWVFYGAWDWRFVALLIASAVINWGGARLIYAAQTKGTQKALVTIGVIANLGILGFFKYYDFFLEQLGVLLAGWGMARDLPLLQIVLPVGVSFFTFQGMSYLIDVYRGRLRAASLLDITLLMSFFPHLVAGPIVRGADLLPQFEKTPRLNRDMVAMAMLLIVWGLFKKAVVASELSVNLVDPVFFDPSAHSSLDLLLAAYGYAVQIYCDFSAYSDMAIGIAALFGYRFPRNFNQPYRARSLQDFWRRWHISLSSWLRDYLYIGLGGNKGGLAMQCRNILLTMLLGGFWHGAKWTFLIWGGLHGGVQVIETCWRKAGLPGLPKLLAILVTFHIVTLGWIFFRADSFDGAIAFLGGLGRGDWSNGMTTPLLATLILLGMAFHFTPPELAQSIALRLRRLPAPLLGLLVAMAIILVDAMRYEGVAPFIYYQF; encoded by the coding sequence ATGCTGTTCCCCACGCTCGACTTCGGTCTCTTCTTCCTGCTCGTCTTCGTCCTCGTGTGGGCGGTGTCGCGCAGCAACGAGTGGCGCAAACTGCTGCTGCTGGTCGCCAGCTGGGTCTTCTATGGCGCCTGGGACTGGCGCTTCGTCGCCCTGCTCATCGCCTCGGCCGTCATCAACTGGGGCGGGGCGCGGCTGATCTATGCGGCGCAGACCAAGGGCACGCAGAAGGCGCTGGTGACGATCGGCGTCATCGCCAATCTCGGCATCCTCGGCTTCTTCAAATATTATGACTTCTTCCTCGAACAGCTCGGGGTGCTGCTCGCTGGGTGGGGCATGGCGCGCGACCTGCCGCTGCTGCAGATCGTGCTGCCGGTGGGCGTGTCCTTCTTCACCTTCCAGGGTATGTCCTATCTGATCGACGTCTATCGTGGGCGGCTCCGCGCGGCGTCGCTGCTCGACATCACGTTGCTCATGTCCTTCTTCCCGCACCTCGTGGCGGGGCCGATCGTGCGAGGCGCTGACCTGCTCCCGCAGTTCGAGAAGACGCCCCGGCTCAACCGCGACATGGTCGCCATGGCGATGCTGCTGATCGTCTGGGGTCTGTTCAAGAAGGCGGTCGTCGCCTCCGAGCTGTCGGTCAATCTGGTCGATCCGGTCTTCTTCGACCCCTCGGCCCATTCGAGCCTCGACCTGCTGCTCGCGGCCTATGGCTATGCGGTGCAGATCTATTGCGACTTCTCCGCCTATAGCGACATGGCGATCGGCATAGCCGCGCTGTTCGGCTATCGCTTCCCCCGCAATTTCAACCAGCCCTATCGCGCGCGCTCACTCCAGGATTTCTGGCGGCGCTGGCACATCAGCCTGTCGAGCTGGCTGCGCGACTATCTGTATATCGGCCTTGGCGGGAACAAGGGCGGGCTCGCCATGCAGTGCCGAAACATTCTGCTGACGATGCTCCTTGGCGGCTTCTGGCACGGGGCTAAGTGGACCTTCCTCATCTGGGGTGGCCTCCATGGTGGCGTCCAGGTGATCGAGACCTGCTGGCGCAAGGCGGGCCTGCCCGGTTTGCCGAAGCTGCTGGCGATTCTCGTGACCTTTCACATCGTCACGCTCGGCTGGATATTTTTCCGCGCAGACAGCTTCGACGGGGCGATCGCCTTTCTCGGCGGGCTCGGGCGCGGCGACTGGAGCAACGGCATGACCACGCCGCTGCTGGCCACGCTGATCCTGCTCGGCATGGCCTTCCACTTCACACCGCCCGAGCTGGCGCAGTCGATCGCGCTACGCCTGCGCCGCCTGCCGGCGCCGCTGCTCGGCCTGCTGGTGGCGATGGCGATCATTCTGGTCGACGCGATGCGCTATGAAGGAGTCGCGCCCTTCATCTATTACCAGTTCTGA
- the ybaK gene encoding Cys-tRNA(Pro) deacylase, with amino-acid sequence MSRTTRATQALTKAGIVHDLHAYIYDPGAERVGIQAAEALGEDPARVLKTLMIEIDGKPACAVIPSDRELSMKRAAAAFGGKSAQMMKPADAERLTGYHVGGISPFGQRRTVPVAIEAAAMEQALVYINGGQRGLQVRLAPKDAAGVLRAIVAPLVG; translated from the coding sequence ATGTCCCGCACGACGCGCGCAACCCAGGCCCTGACCAAGGCCGGCATCGTCCATGACCTCCACGCCTATATCTATGACCCCGGCGCAGAGCGCGTAGGGATCCAGGCCGCCGAGGCGCTGGGCGAGGATCCGGCGCGGGTCCTCAAGACGCTGATGATCGAGATCGACGGCAAGCCCGCCTGCGCGGTGATCCCGTCCGACCGCGAACTGTCGATGAAGCGCGCGGCGGCGGCGTTCGGCGGCAAGTCCGCCCAGATGATGAAGCCAGCCGACGCCGAGCGACTGACCGGCTATCATGTCGGCGGGATCAGCCCCTTCGGCCAGCGCAGGACGGTCCCGGTCGCCATCGAGGCGGCAGCGATGGAGCAGGCGCTGGTCTATATCAACGGCGGACAGCGCGGGCTACAGGTGCGCCTGGCCCCGAAGGACGCGGCGGGGGTGCTCAGGGCGATCGTGGCGCCGCTGGTGGGGTGA